A stretch of DNA from Acidobacteriota bacterium:
TTATCGCCTCCATCATACTGTTTGGATTGGCTATCCCTTTCCCTGCGATATCGAAGGCGGTGCCGTGGTCAGGTGAGGTACGGATGATGGGAAGACCCAAGGTGATGTTCACCGCCCGATCGAAAAAAAGGGTCTTTATCGGGATCATTCCCTGATCGTGGTATAGAGCGATTACCGCATCGAACCTCTTCCAGTTTTCCGGATGGAATAGGGTATCAGCGGGAAATGGTCCTGATGCTTCTATTCCCCTCTTCTTGAGCTTTTCTATTGCAGGGCGAATTTCCTCTATCTCTTCGTCGCCGAAGGCTCCGCCCTCTCCTGCGTGGGGGTTCAAAGCAGAGATAGCTATTTTGGGCTTCCTGATCCCGAATCGGTTTTTTAACTCCTTATCCACCAATTTCGCCAACCGTATGATCTCATCCTTTTTGATATGAGCGAGGGCTTCGGCGAGGGATAGATGGGTGGTGAGGAGCACCACCCGATAATTGCCCGAGGAGAGCATCATCGCATAATCAGATACACCAAAAGAAGAGGCGAAGAACTCCGTCTGTCCCGGGAAGGGAAAGGAGATGGCGTGAAGCGAGGCTTTATTCACCGGGGCAGTAACTATAGCCTTGATTTTTCCTTCTTTGGCGAGCGCCACCGCTTTTTTAAGGTACTCCCAGGCGCATCTTCCGTATTCCCCCACCACCTTTCCTCGTTCTATTCTCTTGGGGAGGTTTTTTAAATCGAGCACTACCGGTACTTCGGCATCGGGGAGAGGAGCCCCTTCATCTATCCTGATTAGAGAGAGGTTAAGGGAAAGCCTTTCTGCCTCCTCGGAGAGGAAGGCATAATCCCCGATTATCAAAGGAGGGGGAGAAAAAATCTCCCCCTCTATTGCCTTCAGGGTTACTTCGGGACCAACCCCAGCTACATCCCCTATGGTTATTGCTACCTGCGGTTTTCCGCCCAACTTACTGGATTTCCGTCAGTTTTCCTAACCCTTCCCCTCCTCTTCTGCCCTCTTTTCCTCTTCCTGTTGTTTGTAAATGTATTTTATGTGGCTCTTGAAGAGGACGAGGTTCGGTTTCCCTTCGCGGATTATCTTCAGGCAGTTCTTATCGTACCACTCGATCATCCCTTCGATCACTTCGCCATCGGTGAGGATGAAGACGAGAGGGGTCTTGTTGGTGATCTGCTTCACATAGTAGAAGTTCTCCGCATGGGTTTGTTCTGGAGGCGGGGTCTTTTTCCTCGCCAACTTGGCGGAAGTGAGCTGGCTCTTGATCTCAGCCAGATTGGGACGGATAAGCTTTCTGTTCATTGAATCACCTCGTTATTAAGATTAGTGCCTACTGTAAGTAGCGAAATTACTGAATTTTTAATGAGCCCTTATTACCCTATTTGCTGAAAGGAGATCCTTAAATGATCTCTTGTAGTTTAATATTAATATTAATTTTTCCCTTCGGCAAGGGAAAATTCTTAAAAAGAAGAAGCATATATAATATAACTTGAGATGGATTTGTGATTATGTAATAGAGCCTACAATTGATCCTTTAAGGAGGTTCTCAATGGAGTTAAATATTAAAAAGAAAGCATTGATCACTTCCGTATTCCTTGTTTTCCTTTCCCTTTCCCTTTTTGCCCTTGATCGCGTCCCTCTCGTGGTCGATACCGATATGGGGCTCGATGATATGAGGACGATCCTTGTTCTCCTCAATTCTCCTCGTTTCTCCGTTCGAGCGATTATTACCGTTTCCGGCTCCTCTCGGGCAGAGGTGGGGGCGAAGAATATGGCGCGCCTCCTTTCCCATCTCGGTATCATCTCGGTCCCGGTAGCTCCTTTTCCGGAAAGAGCGGTTGCTATGGCGAAGACCCCTCCTCCCTGGCGGGAAGTGGCGGAGAATATGGGAGGGATTGAGCTTTCCCCTGTAATTGAGGTAAGGGCGAAGCAGAACGGGGAGAAGCTTCTGCTCAGGGTTTTGAAAGAGGAGACGGAGCCGATAACCATCATCGCGTTGGGACCGCTTACGAACATCGCCCGTTTCCTCTCAGAACATCCGGAACTTAGAGGGAAGATAAGGGAGATAATCTTTTCCGGAGGAAACCTCGGGAGGCTTTCGCGATCGTTCAATATCTCCTTCGATCAAACCGCTTTCCTCAAGGTGAAGGGAAGTGGTATCCCCTTCAGGGTGATCGGTTTTCCGGAGAGGGAGAAGAGAGGGTTTCCCGAGCTTCTCCGCGCCATTTGCGAAGGTAGGGAGTACGCTTCCCCCGTTATCGCTGGTATCTTTTCAAACGAGGAAATGAGGCGACACTTCCATCTTTCGGATGAGCTGGTAGCCCTCTTCCTCCTTAAGCCGGATATGTTTCGGACCTTCAAGCCCAATGGGGCGAAGGCTGATACCACTTGCTACCTCGCCCTGAAGAAGGGGACGGAGGATGAACTGATGAGCGTTATCGTCTCCCGACTTACTCACCTGAGGAATACCATAGGACATCGGCATTATGTAGGAGTAGAGAGGCTTTTCCCCGGGGATACCCTCCTTCCGGATATTAGGAAGGTGGCGCCGGTCGTCATCTCCCGCTACGGGCTTTATGAGTGGGAGTCGGTGATGTTGATGAACGAGCTCCATCAGCACCTTGGCGCTTATTCCATCGTTGGGGTGAAGATGGGACTTTACGCCCTCGAATTGCTCAAGGCAGGTCCAGAGGAGGTAAAGGTGGTCTCCGAAGCGGGAAGTAAGCCCCCGGTCAGCTGTCTTTCCGATGGGGTGATGGTAGCAACCGGAGCCACCCCGGGGCGGGGTTTGATCCGGGTGGAGGAGAGAGGAATCCCTTCCTGCCGTTTTTACTATCAGAATAAGGTGTTGAGGTTGGAGCTACTTCCTTCGTATAGGAAAAAGATAAAAGACGAGATAAAAAGCCTCATCGCTCGATATGGGAACCTTACCCCGGGCTATTTTCGCGGGGTGAGGAGATTTTCCCTTAAGCTATTTCGCGAGTTCGACCGAAGGAAAATATTTAAGGTAGAGTGGCTATCGGA
This window harbors:
- the pdxA gene encoding 4-hydroxythreonine-4-phosphate dehydrogenase PdxA; translation: MGGKPQVAITIGDVAGVGPEVTLKAIEGEIFSPPPLIIGDYAFLSEEAERLSLNLSLIRIDEGAPLPDAEVPVVLDLKNLPKRIERGKVVGEYGRCAWEYLKKAVALAKEGKIKAIVTAPVNKASLHAISFPFPGQTEFFASSFGVSDYAMMLSSGNYRVVLLTTHLSLAEALAHIKKDEIIRLAKLVDKELKNRFGIRKPKIAISALNPHAGEGGAFGDEEIEEIRPAIEKLKKRGIEASGPFPADTLFHPENWKRFDAVIALYHDQGMIPIKTLFFDRAVNITLGLPIIRTSPDHGTAFDIAGKGIANPNSMMEAIKIAYHLSKIKAG
- a CDS encoding nucleoside hydrolase is translated as MELNIKKKALITSVFLVFLSLSLFALDRVPLVVDTDMGLDDMRTILVLLNSPRFSVRAIITVSGSSRAEVGAKNMARLLSHLGIISVPVAPFPERAVAMAKTPPPWREVAENMGGIELSPVIEVRAKQNGEKLLLRVLKEETEPITIIALGPLTNIARFLSEHPELRGKIREIIFSGGNLGRLSRSFNISFDQTAFLKVKGSGIPFRVIGFPEREKRGFPELLRAICEGREYASPVIAGIFSNEEMRRHFHLSDELVALFLLKPDMFRTFKPNGAKADTTCYLALKKGTEDELMSVIVSRLTHLRNTIGHRHYVGVERLFPGDTLLPDIRKVAPVVISRYGLYEWESVMLMNELHQHLGAYSIVGVKMGLYALELLKAGPEEVKVVSEAGSKPPVSCLSDGVMVATGATPGRGLIRVEERGIPSCRFYYQNKVLRLELLPSYRKKIKDEIKSLIARYGNLTPGYFRGVRRFSLKLFREFDRRKIFKVEWLSERVITRQAPPAAVDTIHRDSFISEGK